The following proteins come from a genomic window of Nostoc sp. TCL26-01:
- a CDS encoding LysR family transcriptional regulator, translating to MVSFEWYRSFIEVYRVGTVSGAAQVLHLTQPAVSQHITALESALGAPLFQRMPRRMLPTEAGKRLYNRIASAIEALESVSTNAGLENASLLIRLGTPQEFFAEQILSYLKPKDTLFSIKFGLAQDLIAQLLNNQLDGVIATQKIAKSELEYQLIFEESFWLVGPPNEKIPITQDVVQSDLSSLAAWLIQQPWIAYSDDLPIIRRFWRVVFGWRLDVNPQFVIPDLRSIRAAIAYGLGYSVLPDYLCREWIAAGRLNLVLQPTKAVTNQIWLTYRKSERQSQQIITLVNLLSSDTV from the coding sequence ATGGTTAGTTTTGAGTGGTATCGCAGCTTTATCGAAGTTTACCGAGTGGGAACTGTATCAGGTGCGGCACAAGTATTACATCTGACACAACCTGCGGTGAGTCAACACATTACGGCTTTAGAATCGGCTTTAGGCGCACCACTTTTTCAACGTATGCCCAGGCGAATGTTGCCTACAGAGGCGGGTAAGCGACTATATAATCGCATTGCTTCAGCGATTGAAGCTTTAGAATCTGTGTCTACAAATGCTGGTTTAGAAAATGCCTCTCTTTTGATTCGCCTGGGAACACCCCAAGAATTTTTTGCTGAACAGATTTTAAGCTATTTGAAACCTAAAGATACATTATTTTCTATTAAATTTGGTTTAGCTCAAGATTTAATTGCACAACTTTTAAACAATCAATTAGATGGCGTAATTGCTACGCAAAAGATTGCCAAATCAGAATTAGAATATCAACTAATTTTTGAAGAGAGCTTTTGGCTAGTGGGGCCGCCAAATGAGAAAATTCCTATTACTCAAGATGTAGTTCAGTCTGATTTATCATCCTTAGCAGCTTGGCTGATTCAGCAACCTTGGATTGCTTATAGTGATGACCTACCAATTATCCGCAGATTTTGGAGAGTAGTATTTGGTTGGCGCTTGGATGTGAATCCTCAATTTGTGATTCCCGATTTGCGGAGTATTCGTGCAGCGATCGCTTATGGTTTAGGCTATAGTGTTTTACCAGATTATCTGTGTCGTGAGTGGATTGCCGCAGGTAGGTTAAATTTAGTGTTGCAACCCACAAAAGCCGTTACCAACCAAATTTGGTTGACTTATCGCAAGTCAGAAAGACAATCACAACAAATTATTACTCTTGTGAATTTACTATCTTCTGATACTGTCTGA
- a CDS encoding HEAT repeat domain-containing protein, which yields MNTEKLISQINYGATPEEAIAAINLLVVDSTQELTIINTLIQAINHHHPSVRSAAVKALIKLGSVSVQPLITAYANSGDQGLQAYIIQALAEIAHPEALDLLVEVVGTNVANHCQGNVRRIAARGLGRIACKLNDPTVLHQVQEKLIWALTTPEDWGLRYTAAVSLQDIATPAAQAALQQAIAKETDQVVCSRVAIALEGVRE from the coding sequence ATGAACACCGAAAAATTAATTTCCCAAATCAATTATGGGGCAACTCCCGAAGAAGCGATCGCCGCAATTAATCTTTTAGTTGTTGATAGTACACAAGAATTAACAATTATTAATACTTTAATTCAAGCAATTAATCATCATCATCCCAGTGTTAGATCTGCGGCAGTAAAAGCATTAATCAAATTAGGCTCTGTCTCAGTCCAGCCATTAATTACCGCCTATGCCAACTCTGGAGACCAAGGTTTACAAGCATACATCATTCAAGCTTTAGCAGAAATTGCTCATCCAGAAGCACTTGATTTGTTAGTAGAAGTTGTCGGTACAAATGTAGCAAATCATTGTCAGGGAAATGTCCGCCGCATCGCCGCACGGGGTTTAGGACGCATCGCCTGCAAGCTAAATGACCCAACAGTGCTTCACCAAGTCCAAGAAAAGCTGATTTGGGCTTTAACAACACCTGAAGATTGGGGTTTACGTTACACAGCAGCTGTTTCGTTGCAAGATATAGCCACACCAGCAGCTCAAGCCGCATTACAACAAGCGATCGCCAAAGAAACCGACCAAGTAGTTTGCTCACGGGTGGCGATCGCTTTGGAGGGAGTGAGGGAGTGA